The Gemmatimonadaceae bacterium genome includes a window with the following:
- a CDS encoding amidohydrolase family protein, with the protein MRRYHAAWVLPITMPPVRDGTVAVADGRIVYVGRRAGAPAGDDVDLGDAALLPGLVNAHCHLELTSMRGFLEDLDFRSWILRLTLARREVLTRDMLVDGARFGIDEGLAAGITTYGDTCESGAAFDAMLERGVRGIVYQEVFGPAPVACDEVLEELKARVAALQRRQTPLVSVGVSPHAPYTVSDRLFAAVARYASQAGLPMAIHIAESEAEQQLVVEGRGEFADALIKRGIRVEGRARSPIQLLRGLRVLDAQPLLIHCVHADAVDVHAIAASGSSVAHCPASNAKLGHGVAPLTDFLSAGVSVGLGSDSVAANNRMDILGEARLAALQQRARVRRPDVMPAARALRLATIDGARALGLDAEVGSLEPGKAADLAAFPLDGRFGPTHDVESAIVFALNGVPASLVAVAGKVLVQNGAVAHGDPALAGRVQHTANLLQQWQAGRE; encoded by the coding sequence GTGAGGCGGTACCACGCGGCGTGGGTGCTCCCGATCACCATGCCACCCGTGCGCGACGGCACGGTGGCCGTGGCCGACGGCCGCATCGTGTACGTCGGCCGGCGCGCCGGCGCGCCGGCGGGCGACGACGTGGACCTGGGCGACGCCGCTCTCCTGCCGGGATTAGTAAATGCTCATTGCCATCTCGAGCTGACGTCGATGCGCGGGTTCCTGGAGGACCTCGACTTCCGGTCGTGGATCCTCCGTCTCACCCTCGCCCGCCGCGAAGTCCTGACCCGCGACATGCTGGTGGACGGGGCGCGGTTCGGGATCGACGAAGGCCTGGCCGCTGGGATCACCACGTACGGCGACACCTGCGAGTCGGGGGCGGCGTTCGACGCGATGCTCGAACGCGGCGTGCGCGGCATCGTGTACCAGGAGGTGTTCGGGCCCGCGCCCGTGGCGTGCGATGAGGTCCTGGAGGAACTCAAAGCCAGGGTGGCCGCACTGCAGAGACGGCAAACGCCGCTGGTGAGCGTCGGCGTGTCCCCGCACGCTCCGTATACGGTCAGCGACCGGCTGTTCGCTGCGGTGGCGCGGTACGCCAGCCAGGCCGGATTGCCGATGGCCATTCACATCGCGGAGAGCGAAGCCGAACAGCAGTTGGTGGTCGAGGGACGGGGGGAGTTCGCCGACGCACTCATCAAGCGCGGCATCCGCGTCGAGGGACGCGCTCGCAGTCCCATCCAATTGCTGCGCGGCCTCCGCGTGCTCGACGCTCAACCGCTCCTCATCCATTGCGTGCACGCCGATGCCGTGGATGTGCACGCGATCGCCGCGTCGGGGAGTTCCGTGGCCCACTGTCCAGCGTCCAATGCCAAGCTGGGTCATGGTGTGGCCCCGCTCACGGACTTCCTCAGCGCCGGCGTCTCGGTGGGGCTGGGGTCCGATTCGGTGGCCGCCAACAATCGCATGGACATCCTCGGCGAGGCCCGGCTGGCCGCGTTGCAGCAGCGTGCGCGCGTGCGGCGCCCCGACGTGATGCCGGCGGCGCGGGCCCTGCGGCTGGCCACGATCGACGGTGCCCGCGCCCTCGGCCTCGACGCCGAGGTGGGGTCGCTGGAGCCGGGCAAGGCGGCGGACCTGGCGGCCTTCCCACTCGACGGGCGGTTCGGGCCAACGCACGACGTCGAGAGCGCGATCGTGTTCGCGTTGAATGGGGTGCCGGCATCGCTCGTGGCCGTCGCGGGCAAGGTCCTCGTGCAGAACGGGGCCGTGGCGCACGGCGACCCGGCGCTGGCCGGCCGTGTCCAGCACACCGCCAACCTGCTGCAGCAATGGCAGGCTGGGCGCGAGTAG
- the tyrS gene encoding tyrosine--tRNA ligase — MPSHPLLDELQWRGLLYQHTDGLADALHAGVVSGYAGFDPTAASLHVGNLIPVMGLVHLQRAGHRPVVLVGGGTGLIGDPSGRSTERQLASAAEVEANARAIRDQLARFMDFEGRHAAIMRNNADWLTKLGAIEFMRDVGKHFTVNYMLQKESVKTRLEGGISYTEFSYMLLQAYDFLELWRRDGVTLQLGGSDQWGNITAGIELIHRAEGTGAHGHALTLPLVTTAGGAKFGKSETGAVWLDARLTSPYRFYQYWINTDDRDAGKYLRYFTLLSRDEIEAFDRAVAEHPEQRNAQRALAREMTRRLHGEAALAAAEEVSGFYFGGLDPASLSAGALAQLSTDAPFTQVREADVAGETPGQLDVCKLLTAAGIASSNGAARRLLEQGGVSVNKRKLAASERYVDTIGVLLTGRHVILGKGKREYALVRILV, encoded by the coding sequence ATGCCTTCGCACCCCCTGCTCGACGAGCTCCAGTGGCGCGGGCTCCTCTACCAGCACACCGACGGTCTGGCCGACGCGTTGCACGCGGGCGTCGTCTCCGGCTACGCGGGGTTTGACCCCACGGCGGCCAGCCTCCACGTGGGCAATCTGATCCCCGTGATGGGGCTCGTGCACCTGCAGCGAGCCGGCCACCGGCCGGTGGTACTCGTGGGCGGGGGCACCGGCCTCATCGGCGACCCCAGCGGCCGGTCGACCGAACGGCAGCTCGCGTCGGCGGCCGAGGTCGAGGCGAATGCCCGCGCCATCCGAGACCAGCTGGCGCGGTTCATGGATTTCGAGGGCCGGCACGCCGCGATCATGCGCAACAACGCCGACTGGCTCACCAAGCTCGGCGCCATCGAGTTCATGCGCGACGTGGGCAAGCATTTCACGGTGAACTACATGCTCCAGAAGGAGTCGGTGAAGACCCGCCTCGAGGGCGGCATCTCGTACACCGAGTTCTCGTACATGCTGCTCCAGGCTTACGACTTCCTGGAGTTGTGGCGCCGCGACGGCGTCACCCTGCAGCTCGGCGGCAGCGACCAGTGGGGAAACATCACGGCCGGCATCGAACTCATTCACCGCGCGGAGGGCACCGGCGCACACGGGCACGCCCTCACCCTGCCGCTCGTGACCACCGCCGGCGGCGCCAAGTTCGGCAAGAGCGAGACGGGCGCCGTGTGGCTCGACGCCCGCCTCACCTCTCCCTACCGTTTCTACCAGTACTGGATCAACACCGACGACCGCGACGCGGGGAAATACCTGCGCTACTTCACCCTGCTGTCGCGCGACGAGATCGAGGCGTTCGATCGCGCCGTGGCCGAGCATCCGGAACAGCGGAACGCGCAGCGCGCGCTGGCACGCGAGATGACACGCCGCCTGCATGGCGAGGCGGCGCTCGCCGCCGCTGAAGAGGTGTCGGGGTTCTATTTCGGCGGGCTGGATCCGGCGTCGCTATCGGCGGGTGCGCTGGCGCAGTTGAGCACCGACGCGCCCTTCACCCAGGTGCGGGAGGCCGACGTGGCGGGCGAGACGCCCGGGCAGCTCGACGTGTGCAAGCTGCTCACCGCGGCAGGCATCGCCAGCTCCAACGGCGCCGCGCGGCGGTTGCTCGAGCAGGGCGGCGTATCAGTGAACAAGCGCAAACTGGCCGCGTCGGAGCGCTATGTCGACACGATCGGCGTGCTGCTGACCGGCCGCCACGTGATCCTGGGCAAGGGCAAGCGTGAGTACGCGCTGGTGCGCATCCTGGTCTGA
- a CDS encoding HNH endonuclease — translation MIVGCLALNASFEPLTMVPLKRALRLVIDGKAEIVEAETDRVVRSERLTMPRPVVIRLTKFIHVPRRFRRQVTNTFLFARDHYRCQYCGRHVTELKPRESLTRDHLIPLSRGGTNEWTNVVAACSPCNTRKGNRMPEEIGMHPHTRPMEPHFVHLSWAVRRLTPIQAHYIRTFYGDAVLHQLERLEHRGASLPA, via the coding sequence GTGATCGTCGGCTGTCTGGCGCTCAACGCCTCGTTCGAACCGCTCACCATGGTGCCGCTCAAACGGGCGCTGCGGTTGGTGATCGACGGCAAGGCCGAGATCGTCGAGGCCGAGACCGACCGCGTTGTGCGGTCCGAACGGCTGACGATGCCGCGCCCGGTCGTCATTCGTCTCACCAAGTTCATCCACGTGCCACGGCGCTTCCGCCGGCAGGTGACCAACACGTTCCTGTTCGCGCGCGATCACTACCGGTGCCAGTACTGCGGTCGGCACGTGACTGAACTCAAGCCGCGCGAATCGCTCACCCGGGACCACCTCATTCCGTTGTCGCGAGGCGGCACGAACGAGTGGACCAACGTGGTGGCGGCGTGCAGCCCCTGCAACACACGCAAGGGCAATCGCATGCCGGAAGAAATCGGCATGCATCCGCACACCCGCCCCATGGAGCCGCATTTCGTGCATCTGAGCTGGGCCGTGCGGCGGCTCACGCCGATCCAGGCGCATTACATCCGTACCTTCTACGGCGATGCCGTGCTGCACCAACTCGAGCGGCTCGAGCACCGCGGGGCCAGTCTGCCGGCGTGA
- a CDS encoding branched-chain amino acid transaminase has protein sequence MAQPKSGRTSKIWRDGRLVNWEDATIHVISHVVQYGSSVFEGMRAYETPGGGAVFRAREHMRRLIDSCKIYRIPIKYSLDELVQACLDTVAANDLRECYIRPVVIRTGEQMGVHSNTAPTEVFIIAWHWGPYLGQDGLETGVDTRVSSWRRAAPDTFPTMAKAGGNYLNSQLSKMEAKADNYAEGIMLDSFGFVSEGSGENLFAVRDGVLYTAPLGAAILPGITRDALLQFAHDRGIEVREQLLPREFLYVADELFFCGTAVEVTPIRSVDRVPIADGKRGPITAMLQQDYLDTVHGRISDRHGWLTMVPEPAVAGVAHV, from the coding sequence ATGGCGCAGCCGAAGAGCGGCCGCACGTCCAAGATCTGGCGCGACGGTCGACTCGTGAACTGGGAGGACGCGACGATCCACGTGATCAGCCACGTCGTCCAGTACGGATCGAGCGTCTTCGAGGGGATGCGCGCCTACGAGACGCCGGGCGGCGGGGCCGTGTTCCGTGCCCGCGAGCACATGCGGCGGCTCATCGACTCCTGCAAGATCTATCGGATCCCCATCAAGTACTCGTTGGACGAGTTGGTGCAGGCGTGCCTCGATACCGTCGCGGCCAACGACCTCCGGGAGTGCTACATCCGACCCGTGGTCATCAGGACGGGCGAACAGATGGGCGTGCACTCCAACACAGCGCCAACCGAGGTATTCATCATCGCATGGCACTGGGGCCCGTACCTCGGTCAGGACGGGCTCGAGACCGGCGTGGATACCCGCGTGTCGAGCTGGCGCCGGGCGGCGCCCGACACGTTCCCGACGATGGCAAAGGCCGGCGGAAACTACCTGAATTCCCAGCTGTCCAAGATGGAGGCCAAGGCCGACAACTACGCCGAAGGCATCATGCTCGACTCCTTCGGGTTCGTGTCGGAGGGGAGCGGCGAGAACCTGTTCGCGGTGCGCGACGGCGTGCTCTACACGGCGCCGCTCGGCGCCGCGATCCTGCCGGGGATCACCCGCGACGCGCTTCTGCAGTTCGCGCACGATCGAGGCATCGAGGTGCGCGAGCAGCTGCTGCCGCGCGAGTTCCTGTACGTGGCCGACGAGCTGTTCTTCTGCGGCACGGCGGTGGAGGTCACACCCATCCGCAGCGTCGACCGCGTGCCGATCGCCGACGGCAAGCGGGGGCCGATCACGGCAATGCTGCAGCAGGACTATCTCGACACCGTGCACGGGCGGATTTCCGACCGGCACGGCTGGCTGACCATGGTGCCGGAGCCCGCCGTTGCGGGGGTGGCGCATGTGTAG
- a CDS encoding PBP1A family penicillin-binding protein: MQLPLQRFRKRHPVLTRRALIAGVFATCFAAGVATSSWALVCDAGRCPSVSVLEAYTPRQTSKVYAADGQFITELGLERRTLVKLADIPMVVRDAFLATEDKRFYSHHGIDFIRMVGAGLRNLRSGGYAQGFSTITMQLARNVFPERITREKSLIRKLKETKVALAIERHYSKDKILELYLNQIYLGNGAHGVETASQRYFGKSVRDLNLAEAATLAALPKAPSRYDPRRFPDRAVQRRNTIIELMQQDGLVDAADASMARAYPLDLAGRAESGDIAPYFIEWVRQQLDARFGQRLYEQGLKVYTTLDLELQSAAERALETQLRAIEAGRYGPYRHPTFEQYLARAGEGEARTDANSPYLQGAFVAMDPRTGAVLAMVGGRDFDDSKFNRATQALRQPGSTFKPIVYSTAVQAGMPPSYLVDDEPLAVPQVDGTDWTPQNFDLKFEGRMTMRRAFYQSRNVPAIRIGMELGEQNVIDEARKFGITTPIPPYPSIHIGAADVYPLELIAAYSTFATLGTRAAPIGITRVENAAGKVLWQQAPQLTTILTPQQAWIMVDMMKDVVTQGSAAGSVGQYFHLPAGGKTGTTNDGADVWFIGYTSDLVAGLWIGLDKPAKIKANAQGGLLAAPAWTAFMNEVYRRKPAPPDWPRPEGIVSRDIDFTTNMLRTQYCPPADVMSEVYIAGTEPTRPCDVHTAHGIVLKPDTTPAVLVPRKLTIPDTTNPFYIPPKRKPGGGGRLW; this comes from the coding sequence GTGCAGCTGCCACTTCAACGCTTCCGCAAACGGCACCCGGTGCTGACCCGCCGCGCCCTGATCGCCGGCGTGTTCGCGACGTGCTTCGCGGCCGGGGTCGCGACGTCCAGCTGGGCGCTGGTGTGCGACGCCGGCCGCTGCCCGTCGGTGAGCGTGCTCGAGGCCTACACACCGCGCCAGACGTCCAAGGTGTACGCCGCCGACGGCCAGTTCATCACCGAACTGGGATTGGAGCGCCGCACGCTCGTCAAATTGGCCGATATTCCGATGGTCGTGCGGGATGCCTTCCTCGCCACCGAGGACAAGCGATTCTACTCGCACCACGGCATCGACTTCATCCGCATGGTGGGGGCCGGGCTGCGCAACCTGCGGAGCGGCGGTTACGCGCAGGGCTTCTCCACGATCACGATGCAACTGGCGCGCAACGTGTTTCCCGAACGGATCACCCGCGAGAAGTCGCTCATCCGCAAGCTCAAGGAGACCAAGGTCGCGCTGGCCATCGAACGCCACTACTCCAAGGACAAGATCCTGGAGTTGTACCTGAACCAGATCTACCTGGGCAACGGCGCCCACGGTGTGGAGACCGCCTCGCAGCGGTACTTCGGCAAGTCGGTGCGCGACCTGAACCTTGCCGAAGCGGCGACGCTCGCCGCCCTGCCCAAGGCGCCGAGCCGATATGACCCGAGGCGTTTTCCCGATCGGGCGGTGCAGCGGCGCAATACCATCATCGAGTTGATGCAACAGGATGGGCTCGTGGACGCCGCCGACGCCAGCATGGCGCGGGCCTATCCGCTCGATCTGGCCGGGCGAGCCGAATCGGGGGACATCGCTCCCTACTTCATCGAGTGGGTGCGGCAGCAACTCGATGCCCGGTTCGGCCAGCGCCTCTACGAGCAGGGGCTCAAGGTCTACACCACCCTTGACCTGGAACTCCAGTCGGCCGCCGAACGCGCACTGGAAACGCAGCTGCGGGCGATCGAGGCGGGGCGCTACGGGCCGTACCGGCATCCCACGTTCGAGCAGTACCTGGCGCGCGCGGGCGAGGGGGAGGCGCGGACCGACGCGAACTCGCCGTATCTGCAGGGGGCGTTCGTGGCCATGGATCCGCGCACCGGGGCGGTGCTCGCCATGGTCGGCGGGCGCGATTTCGACGATTCCAAGTTCAATCGCGCCACCCAAGCGCTGCGCCAGCCGGGGTCGACGTTCAAGCCGATCGTGTATTCCACGGCCGTGCAGGCGGGGATGCCGCCCTCGTATCTGGTGGATGACGAGCCGCTCGCCGTGCCGCAGGTGGACGGGACGGATTGGACGCCGCAGAACTTCGACCTCAAATTCGAAGGTCGCATGACCATGCGGCGCGCGTTCTACCAGTCGCGCAATGTGCCGGCCATCCGCATCGGCATGGAGCTTGGCGAACAGAACGTGATCGACGAGGCGCGAAAATTCGGCATCACGACGCCGATCCCGCCCTATCCCTCCATCCACATCGGGGCCGCCGACGTCTATCCCCTTGAGTTGATCGCTGCCTATAGCACCTTCGCCACGCTGGGCACCCGCGCCGCGCCGATCGGCATCACGCGCGTCGAAAACGCCGCGGGCAAAGTGCTCTGGCAGCAGGCGCCGCAGCTCACGACCATCCTCACGCCGCAACAGGCGTGGATCATGGTGGACATGATGAAGGACGTCGTGACCCAGGGGTCGGCGGCGGGGTCGGTGGGGCAGTACTTCCACTTGCCGGCCGGCGGCAAGACGGGCACGACCAACGACGGTGCGGACGTCTGGTTCATCGGCTACACGTCGGATCTGGTGGCGGGGCTCTGGATCGGGCTCGACAAACCGGCCAAGATCAAGGCGAACGCCCAGGGTGGGCTGCTCGCGGCGCCTGCCTGGACGGCGTTCATGAACGAGGTGTATCGTCGCAAACCGGCCCCGCCCGATTGGCCGCGGCCCGAAGGGATCGTGTCGCGGGACATCGACTTCACCACCAACATGCTGCGCACTCAGTATTGCCCGCCGGCCGACGTCATGTCCGAGGTCTACATCGCGGGCACGGAACCCACGCGGCCGTGCGACGTACATACCGCCCACGGCATCGTGCTCAAGCCCGATACGACGCCCGCGGTATTGGTGCCCCGGAAGCTGACCATCCCGGACACGACGAATCCGTTCTACATCCCACCCAAACGGAAGCCGGGCGGCGGCGGCCGACTGTGGTGA
- a CDS encoding aminotransferase class V-fold PLP-dependent enzyme → MSYDVAALRAQEFPWMDAAGAVFLNSASTGPLPRRTVRAVGAFTDLRHEPHRMPDPLLFETLARSRALVARLIHSTQEEIALAVNTSYGINMAAAALPLGPGDVVVVPDGEFPANMYPWLALAPKRGATVRVIPLRDGVCDEQRLIDAVDDPAVKVVAVSWVGFATGYRVDLAALGRRCRERGVHLVVDAIQGLGVVPLDVREVQPAILACGAQKWLLSPWGAGFTYVRQDLVPHLDPPFVSWMAVKGSDDFRNLLDYDMTWRDDARRFEFVTVPFQDFAGMNASLELLLELGPEAVAAHVRRLADRVVAWAGRRPDMGLVTPADPAHRAGIVCVAPPDPEATSQRLREAGIAHSQREGAMRLAIHAFNSDDDVTRALDVIGAH, encoded by the coding sequence ATGAGCTACGACGTCGCGGCGCTGCGCGCCCAGGAATTTCCGTGGATGGATGCGGCGGGCGCGGTGTTCCTGAACAGCGCCTCCACAGGGCCGCTGCCGCGGCGCACCGTGCGGGCGGTCGGGGCCTTCACCGATCTGCGGCACGAGCCGCATCGGATGCCGGACCCGCTCCTGTTCGAGACGCTGGCCCGGTCCCGCGCGCTGGTCGCGCGGCTGATCCACTCCACCCAGGAGGAGATCGCGCTCGCCGTGAACACGAGCTACGGCATCAACATGGCCGCCGCGGCGCTGCCGCTTGGGCCCGGCGACGTCGTGGTGGTGCCCGACGGTGAGTTCCCGGCCAATATGTATCCGTGGCTGGCGCTGGCGCCGAAGCGAGGGGCCACGGTGCGGGTGATCCCGCTACGCGACGGCGTGTGTGATGAGCAGAGACTTATAGATGCGGTCGACGATCCGGCCGTGAAAGTCGTGGCGGTCTCGTGGGTCGGGTTCGCCACGGGCTACCGCGTGGATCTGGCGGCGCTGGGCCGCCGCTGCCGCGAGCGCGGCGTGCACCTGGTGGTGGATGCCATCCAGGGGCTGGGCGTGGTTCCGTTGGATGTGCGCGAGGTACAGCCGGCGATTCTCGCGTGTGGCGCCCAGAAGTGGCTGCTCTCGCCGTGGGGGGCCGGGTTCACCTATGTGCGACAGGACCTCGTGCCGCACCTCGACCCTCCGTTCGTGAGCTGGATGGCGGTAAAGGGCTCCGATGACTTCCGCAATTTGCTCGACTACGACATGACCTGGCGCGACGACGCGCGTCGGTTCGAGTTCGTCACCGTCCCGTTTCAGGATTTTGCGGGCATGAATGCGAGTCTCGAGTTGCTGCTCGAGTTGGGCCCCGAGGCGGTCGCCGCCCACGTGCGGCGGCTGGCCGACCGCGTGGTGGCGTGGGCCGGTCGCCGCCCGGACATGGGGTTGGTGACGCCCGCCGATCCGGCCCATCGCGCCGGTATCGTGTGCGTGGCCCCTCCCGACCCGGAGGCCACGAGCCAGCGGCTGCGCGAGGCCGGCATCGCGCACTCGCAGCGCGAGGGCGCCATGCGCCTGGCCATCCACGCCTTCAACAGCGACGACGACGTCACGCGCGCGCTCGACGTGATCGGCGCCCACTAA